From Oligoflexus sp., the proteins below share one genomic window:
- a CDS encoding tetratricopeptide repeat protein gives MEKIFYAWLLIVASAASFSGMRQATYVWDDRRALGLVDSTDQPADTPVGERLREGWRIHQGEVWQPVTRTVWTIVELASPGQKPTASVLHWLSFGLHVANSILVMLILTLALQSSGAAFVGALLFALHPLQVEPVAYIAATPYVLGAFFALLALWQYLVFGEVRSSDSRSKGSRPLQLATFSFILALLTTPAMAVTPLIALLLLNILPKRSSFAASRVPVWPLFFWAFLAIFPVIWAIRADPTHVLAEQTPFWYRPFVAGDALMFYIMKLLAPVMLGPDYGRSPAFVMSHWWGYLTWLLPLIILVFIGYSRGQLQRIFLAGFGIFVTALLPYLGLVLFSKQATSTVADSFAYIAMLGPALGIAGAVALGRRAWLPAVFAVAIASFGYLTWRNVQHWQNDKALWEHAIVINPNSPVVHATLGDTYRREGQWEKAKFHYEQVLTVNQIDADIHFYLGEIEQKHGSPAKAAALFEKTLELNPNFTEAHNRLGLAYYDQGDFDKALLHFQKAVNIAPENSTNLRYLGMLYARREQYDQAIPYLQKALSLAGGNQTAEQAHSHALIGLALSRTGKAQEAQTHLEAAVKLNPSDHTAHRTLGDIYYEQGAFAQARPHYEKAVKANPKDPELNRNLGNVLFHAKEYDQAVTYFNKALEIKPDWPEVLTSLGTSYFHLKRPGEAATTLKRSLALNPNQADPHQVLGDIARWQGKNSEANGEYYLALKISPDHPEAHYRLGNWFLKKERRAEAIHHYKIALRGSPNEPRYLSQMRRAERNGESTAAGSADATM, from the coding sequence ATGGAAAAAATTTTTTATGCATGGCTGCTTATCGTGGCGAGTGCCGCCTCGTTTTCAGGCATGCGTCAGGCCACTTATGTTTGGGATGATCGTCGCGCCTTGGGCCTTGTCGATAGCACCGATCAACCCGCCGACACTCCGGTCGGGGAAAGGCTTCGCGAAGGCTGGCGCATCCATCAGGGTGAGGTCTGGCAGCCGGTGACACGCACCGTCTGGACCATCGTCGAGCTGGCTTCACCAGGTCAAAAGCCAACAGCCTCAGTCCTGCATTGGCTGAGCTTCGGTTTGCATGTGGCCAATAGTATCCTGGTCATGCTGATCCTGACCCTCGCGCTTCAAAGCAGCGGAGCCGCCTTTGTGGGAGCCCTGCTCTTCGCGCTGCATCCCTTGCAGGTGGAGCCGGTCGCCTATATTGCCGCCACGCCCTACGTGTTGGGCGCCTTCTTTGCTCTTCTGGCTCTCTGGCAATATCTCGTCTTTGGTGAGGTGCGCAGCAGTGATTCCCGCAGCAAGGGCAGTCGTCCCCTGCAGCTTGCAACATTCAGCTTTATCCTGGCTTTGCTGACGACACCCGCGATGGCGGTGACCCCTTTGATCGCGCTGCTTTTGCTGAATATTCTGCCCAAGCGCAGTTCCTTCGCCGCCTCGCGCGTTCCGGTCTGGCCTCTCTTTTTCTGGGCGTTTCTGGCTATTTTTCCTGTGATTTGGGCCATTCGTGCTGACCCCACGCATGTTCTCGCTGAGCAAACACCCTTCTGGTATCGTCCGTTTGTCGCGGGTGATGCCCTGATGTTTTACATCATGAAGCTTCTGGCTCCGGTCATGCTCGGCCCTGACTATGGCCGCTCACCGGCCTTCGTCATGAGTCACTGGTGGGGCTATCTCACATGGCTGCTGCCGCTGATCATCCTCGTCTTCATCGGCTACAGTCGTGGCCAGCTGCAAAGAATTTTCCTGGCTGGCTTTGGAATTTTCGTGACTGCGCTTTTGCCTTATCTCGGTCTTGTGCTCTTCTCGAAGCAGGCCACCTCCACCGTGGCCGACTCCTTTGCGTATATTGCGATGCTCGGTCCGGCCCTTGGCATTGCAGGTGCCGTGGCCCTGGGACGCCGCGCCTGGCTTCCTGCAGTCTTTGCCGTGGCCATTGCCAGTTTTGGATATCTGACCTGGCGGAATGTTCAGCATTGGCAGAATGATAAGGCGCTTTGGGAACATGCGATCGTGATCAATCCCAACAGTCCTGTCGTGCATGCGACGCTCGGTGATACCTATCGACGCGAGGGGCAGTGGGAGAAGGCCAAGTTTCATTACGAGCAGGTACTCACCGTCAATCAGATCGATGCGGATATTCACTTCTATTTAGGTGAAATTGAACAGAAGCATGGGTCACCGGCCAAGGCCGCTGCGCTTTTTGAAAAGACTCTGGAGCTGAATCCCAACTTCACGGAAGCCCACAATCGTCTCGGCCTCGCCTATTATGATCAGGGTGATTTCGATAAGGCGCTGCTGCACTTTCAAAAAGCCGTGAATATCGCCCCGGAAAACAGCACCAATCTTCGCTATCTCGGCATGCTGTATGCGCGGCGTGAGCAGTATGATCAGGCCATTCCTTATCTGCAAAAAGCCCTCTCGCTGGCTGGCGGAAATCAAACAGCCGAGCAGGCTCATTCCCATGCCCTGATTGGATTGGCCCTGTCTCGCACCGGCAAGGCGCAGGAAGCGCAGACCCATCTGGAAGCGGCTGTGAAGCTTAATCCTTCGGATCACACGGCCCATCGCACGCTCGGTGATATTTACTATGAGCAGGGAGCGTTTGCCCAGGCCCGTCCTCACTATGAAAAAGCCGTGAAGGCCAATCCGAAGGATCCCGAGCTGAACCGTAATCTCGGCAATGTCCTCTTTCATGCCAAGGAATACGATCAGGCCGTGACCTACTTCAACAAGGCTTTGGAAATCAAACCGGACTGGCCGGAAGTTCTGACCAGCCTCGGTACCTCCTACTTTCATCTCAAACGTCCCGGCGAGGCGGCCACGACCCTCAAACGCAGTCTGGCTTTGAACCCCAATCAGGCGGATCCGCATCAGGTGCTGGGCGACATCGCGCGCTGGCAGGGAAAAAATTCCGAGGCCAACGGGGAATATTATCTGGCGCTTAAAATCAGTCCCGACCATCCCGAGGCTCATTATCGTCTGGGCAATTGGTTTTTGAAAAAAGAAAGACGGGCGGAAGCCATCCATCATTATAAAATAGCCCTGCGTGGCTCGCCCAATGAACCGCGCTACCTTTCGCAGATGCGTCGGGCAGAGCGGAACGGAGAGTCCACAGCGGCCGGTTCCGCCGACGCAACAATGTAA
- a CDS encoding MBL fold metallo-hydrolase — protein sequence MIFRQLFDRETSTYTYLLADELTRDAVLIDPVKEQLERDLRLLDELDLKLKYVLDTHVHADHITGAGYLRARTNCQTALAQVNATRCADLQLTERDTLFVGGLEIKVLETPGHTNGCLSFWVGDRVFTGDALLIRGCGRTDFQNGSAAQLYDSVAQKLFTLPESTLVFPGHDYKGMTSSTIGEEKKFNPRLTQSRESFVRFMSELKLDYPRKILEAVPANLQCGLRGSSIGGHEAHQDAALDI from the coding sequence TGAACTGACCCGGGACGCCGTGCTGATCGATCCTGTGAAGGAGCAGCTTGAGCGTGATCTGCGCCTGCTCGATGAACTCGATCTGAAACTTAAATACGTGCTCGATACGCATGTGCATGCGGACCATATCACAGGGGCCGGTTATCTGCGCGCGCGAACCAATTGCCAAACGGCCCTGGCTCAGGTGAACGCGACGCGATGCGCGGACCTTCAGCTCACGGAACGCGATACCCTCTTCGTCGGCGGGCTTGAAATCAAGGTCCTGGAAACGCCGGGGCATACGAATGGCTGCCTCAGCTTCTGGGTCGGTGATCGCGTTTTCACAGGCGATGCACTTCTCATCCGGGGCTGTGGCCGCACGGATTTTCAGAACGGCAGCGCCGCGCAGCTCTATGATTCGGTCGCGCAAAAACTCTTCACGCTGCCGGAATCCACCTTGGTTTTTCCAGGTCACGACTATAAAGGCATGACCTCATCGACTATAGGCGAAGAGAAAAAATTCAATCCGCGTTTGACACAATCGCGCGAATCCTTCGTGCGATTCATGAGTGAATTGAAGCTCGATTACCCGCGAAAAATATTGGAAGCGGTGCCCGCGAATCTGCAATGCGGACTGCGCGGCAGCAGCATAGGCGGACATGAGGCGCATCAGGATGCGGCCTTGGATATTTAA